A window of the Coprobacter fastidiosus genome harbors these coding sequences:
- a CDS encoding DUF4251 domain-containing protein, producing MKNIITIIVCFLMGIGMASQLHSSEKITQKKNRKYNTPDSTDMKYHAQALAALKDSTFVFNTNQIIFNNGISTSVSSVTNFISLNKNRVVIQIAFDIPYIGYNGLGGITVEGHISTVKMRTDKKGFTRYEFYANGTGISARVELTLHPTNNSATAIISPNFNSKQLNLNGSISPMNKAYIYKGTSL from the coding sequence ATGAAAAATATAATAACAATTATAGTTTGCTTTCTAATGGGAATCGGAATGGCATCCCAATTGCATTCGAGTGAAAAAATAACCCAAAAGAAAAATCGCAAATACAATACTCCCGATTCCACCGACATGAAATATCATGCTCAAGCTCTTGCGGCATTAAAAGACAGCACTTTTGTTTTCAACACGAACCAAATCATTTTTAATAACGGAATCAGTACATCTGTAAGTTCTGTAACCAATTTTATTTCCCTAAATAAAAATCGGGTAGTCATACAAATAGCATTTGATATTCCATATATAGGATATAACGGTTTAGGAGGCATTACGGTAGAAGGACATATCTCGACCGTTAAAATGAGAACGGACAAAAAGGGTTTCACCCGTTATGAATTTTATGCAAACGGAACAGGTATTTCTGCCAGAGTCGAATTGACTTTACACCCGACAAATAACTCTGCAACAGCAATTATTTCTCCGAATTTCAACAGCAAACAATTAAATTTGAACGGAAGCATATCTCCTATGAACAAAGCCTATATTTATAAAGGAACGTCTCTATAA
- the thrC gene encoding threonine synthase, with translation MYYYSTNKQAAKATLEEAVIKGLASDKGLFMPETIKRLPDAFYHNIGEMTFQEMSFIVAEAFFGEDVEADILKEIVYDTLNFDTPLVHVHDNIYSLELFHGPTLAFKDVGGRFMARLLGHFIRKKGEKEVNVLVATSGDTGSAVANGFLGVPGIRVFVLYPKGKVSEIQEKQFTTLGQNITALEVDGTFDDCQSLVKEAFMDKELNKALLLTSANSINVARFLPQSFYYFYAYAQLARIEKNKDVVFCVPSGNFGNITAGLFAKRMGLPVKRFIAANNRNDIFLQYLITGKYEPRPSIPTIANAMDVGNPSNFARILDLYENSHEAICKEISGVSYTDDQIRETLSEVYKKYNYLLDPHGTCGYRALTEKLENGETGIFLETAHPAKFLETVEGVINTPVNIPDTLLKFMHGKKKSIEIPASFIPFKRLLLNTK, from the coding sequence ATGTATTATTACAGCACAAACAAACAGGCGGCTAAAGCAACTTTAGAGGAAGCGGTAATCAAAGGGTTAGCCTCCGACAAAGGTCTTTTTATGCCAGAAACTATAAAAAGGCTGCCCGATGCTTTTTACCACAATATCGGAGAAATGACTTTTCAAGAGATGTCATTTATCGTAGCAGAAGCTTTCTTCGGAGAAGATGTCGAAGCCGACATATTAAAGGAAATTGTTTATGATACACTGAATTTCGATACTCCTCTTGTTCACGTTCATGACAATATATACAGTTTAGAACTGTTTCACGGACCGACATTAGCATTTAAAGACGTCGGAGGACGTTTTATGGCACGCCTATTAGGGCATTTCATTCGCAAAAAAGGAGAAAAAGAGGTTAATGTTTTAGTCGCCACATCCGGAGATACGGGCAGTGCCGTAGCAAACGGATTCTTAGGAGTACCCGGCATACGAGTATTTGTCTTGTATCCCAAAGGAAAAGTCAGTGAAATACAAGAAAAACAGTTTACGACACTCGGCCAGAACATCACGGCTTTAGAAGTCGATGGGACATTCGATGATTGTCAATCTCTTGTGAAAGAAGCATTTATGGATAAAGAATTGAATAAGGCCCTATTGCTGACATCAGCCAATTCTATTAACGTTGCCCGCTTTCTACCGCAATCTTTTTACTATTTCTATGCTTATGCACAATTAGCCCGCATAGAAAAAAACAAAGATGTTGTCTTCTGTGTTCCCAGCGGTAATTTCGGAAATATAACAGCCGGATTATTCGCTAAAAGAATGGGGCTTCCGGTTAAACGATTTATTGCAGCAAACAATCGGAACGACATATTCTTACAATATCTCATTACCGGTAAATATGAACCTCGTCCTTCTATACCGACGATAGCCAATGCCATGGATGTCGGTAATCCCAGCAATTTCGCCAGGATATTGGATCTATACGAAAATTCCCATGAAGCTATCTGTAAAGAAATAAGCGGAGTCAGTTATACAGATGATCAGATACGCGAAACTCTTAGTGAAGTATATAAAAAGTATAATTACCTACTCGATCCTCACGGAACTTGCGGCTATCGTGCTTTAACAGAAAAGTTAGAAAATGGAGAAACCGGTATTTTCCTGGAAACAGCACACCCTGCCAAATTCTTGGAAACAGTGGAAGGAGTTATCAACACCCCTGTTAATATTCCGGATACCCTTTTAAAATTCATGCATGGGAAGAAAAAAAGTATCGAAATACCCGCCTCATTCATACCATTTAAACGATTGTTGCTCAATACAAAATAA